The Phycisphaerae bacterium DNA window TACGCTGAAACACTGAATCAGTGGAAAAAAGATGTTGCCAGGGCTGTTGCAGAAGGAAAACCTGCCGCCAGGAAACCAAGCCCGCCGGTTCAGTTGAAAGCACATTGTAAATGCGCCGCTTTATATAACGCGATGATTCATCCGTTAATTCCTTTTGCGATAAAAGGCGTTATCTGGTATCAGGGCGAATCAAACGTCGATGATGCTGTTGCCTACAGAAAATTATTCCCGGCTATGATTACAAACTGGAGAGACGAATGGAAACAGGGAGATTTTCCTTTTTATTTCGTTCAGATAGCCGCCTATGGCCAAACTGATTTAACAACGCCTCCAGATTCGAAATGGGCTATGCTTCGCGAAGCTCAAACAATGACATTATCTCTGACAAGCACAGGAATGGCTGTTGCAATGGATATAGGCGAAGCCAAAAACATTCATCCAAAAAATAAACAGGATGTCGGCAAACGTCTGGCACTTTGGGCACTGGCGAAAGATTATGGTTTCAAAGATATCGTTTATTCAGGGCCTTTATACAAAAGTATGAAAATCGAAGGCAACAAAGTAAGAGCATCTTTCGAATATGCGGATTCAGGCCTTATGGCAAAAGGAGATTCAATCAAAGGTTTTGCGATTGCCGGTGCTGACAGGAAATTTGTCTGGGCAAACGCAAAAATTGATGGTAATACGGTTTTAGTCTGGTCGGAACAGATTAAAAATCCGGCAGCAGTCCGATATGGCTGGGCCAACTGGATTGATTGCAATCTTTATAACAAAGAATTTTTGCCCGCGTCGCCCTTCAGGACAGACGATTTTCCCGGCAAAACAGAATAAAAGGCAAATAAAATGAATTCTATCTATACAATCAAAAGAACTGCTGCGGCCGGTTTGGATAAAGTCCAATGGGAACAGGCAAATACCCTCGAGTTGAAAAATTATATGGGCTCCAAACCCCGGCATTTCCCAAAAACTCAGGCAAAACTCCTTTACGACGAGAAAAACATATATGTTTTCTTCAGGATTGAAGACCAGTATGTCAGAGCAGTTGCTCAAAAACTGCACGACCCCGTATGCAGGGACAGTTGCGCCGAATTCTTTTTTACGCCCGGCGAAAATATCTCTGATGGTTATTTCAATCTCGAAATCAACTGCGGCGGAACAATGTTAATGTTTCATCAAACCGCCAGAAACGAAAATAAAATACAAATTTCAGAACAAAACTGTAAAAAAATAAAAATTAAGACTTCTATGCCAAAAATAGTCGAGCCGGAAATCAAAGAACCAATTACGTGGACACTGCATTATACATTGCCTCTGGAAATCCTTGAAAGTTACGCTAAAGTCAGCAAGCCTGCTGC harbors:
- a CDS encoding carbohydrate-binding family 9-like protein codes for the protein MNSIYTIKRTAAAGLDKVQWEQANTLELKNYMGSKPRHFPKTQAKLLYDEKNIYVFFRIEDQYVRAVAQKLHDPVCRDSCAEFFFTPGENISDGYFNLEINCGGTMLMFHQTARNENKIQISEQNCKKIKIKTSMPKIVEPEIKEPITWTLHYTLPLEILESYAKVSKPAAGVKWRANFYKCADDSSHPHWLTWAKIDKPRPDFHRPDFFDTIVFG
- a CDS encoding sialate O-acetylesterase, which gives rise to MKKYFCLAVLILLASTVCAAITLPSIISDNMVLQADSTAPIWGKAEPNSKITIACSWNKAAVTVESDEQGKWIAKLKTPEKGENCTITITCGKDSITISNILIGQVWLCSGQSNMEFLTKQSINADKELAEAKFPNIRLFNVTRTTSKEPLDDCNGQWVECSPETAAEFSAVGYFFGKELYKKLKTPIGLINTSFGGSPAQAWTNKEILSKDNRLNTYLENDANNEAHKEIYLKQYAETLNQWKKDVARAVAEGKPAARKPSPPVQLKAHCKCAALYNAMIHPLIPFAIKGVIWYQGESNVDDAVAYRKLFPAMITNWRDEWKQGDFPFYFVQIAAYGQTDLTTPPDSKWAMLREAQTMTLSLTSTGMAVAMDIGEAKNIHPKNKQDVGKRLALWALAKDYGFKDIVYSGPLYKSMKIEGNKVRASFEYADSGLMAKGDSIKGFAIAGADRKFVWANAKIDGNTVLVWSEQIKNPAAVRYGWANWIDCNLYNKEFLPASPFRTDDFPGKTE